DNA sequence from the Falco biarmicus isolate bFalBia1 chromosome 5, bFalBia1.pri, whole genome shotgun sequence genome:
attttggacttggctggagacaaactgttacaaggcacaccccatgcacaattccaccggggaaggtgcctggAAGGAATTCTGCTTATAGTTCTCATACTGCAccgttaggcagctgaaaggcaccacaatagttgtgctacctgctttctgggctgagatggggaactgctgacttatggactcggctggagacaaactttTCCAAGTCACACCCATGTACGTCTTTAtcggggaaggagccaggaaggaattctttaagtagttctcacactgccctggtagccagatgaaaggcaccacaaaagttgtttctccctgctttctgggctgagatggggaacagctgacttttggactcggctggagacaaaatgttccaaacacaccccatgcacaactccaccggcgaaggtgccaggaaggagttctgatggtagttcTCTAAGTACCCTGGTAGCCaaatgaaagacaccacaaaagtagtgTTATGAAGTAAGAAATTTATGTAGTAAGAAAGTTAACCAAAAAAAGGTTAGTTTTATGTTAGGATTAGTGTAtgggtttgggttaggtttaaggtgagggttagggttaggtttagggttgcgtacatgccatgcacagctgaggtttagagttctggTTAGGATTAGGCCActttagggttaggtttagggttatgGTTAAAGATAGGGTTAGGTTTTAGTTTTAGGGTTGGGTTACTGTTATgattagggttagggatagggttatGGTTaaggttaggcctcttcgggtgAAGTCCTTTAGGCctaggcctcttagggttagtTCTCttaggattagggtgagggttttGTTAAAGTTAGACCTTTAGcattaggtctcttagggttagggttaggattagggttagggttaaggttatggttaggtttagggttagagttagggttaaTGTaaggcctcttagggttaggccccCTAGAGTAagggttaggattaggtttagaGTTAGGGGTTAGGtttacggttagggttagggttcccAAATAACTAATCCACTACTACAACCAAAGATGAGGTAAGTCGTAACAAGGTAAGTGTACCGGAAGGTGTACTTAGTATACCAGGGCCTAGCTATAAGACTAAAGCACTCAGCTTACACCTGAAAGATGTCTGTCACCAACCAGATCGCCCTGAGCCTCCTCTAGCCCAACCACAACAcccaaaaaattaattaaaaattcacCCCTCCATCACtaaactaaaacattttttaccttAGTATAGGCGATAGAAAAGGCCCACTGGGGCAATAGAGCTTTGTATCGCAAGGGATAGgtgaaataaaagtgaaacCTCAAGCAATAAACAGCAAAGATATGCCCTATGaggcacagaagaaaagttctgctccctgccttctGTAGTGAGCAAAATTAACCTTTCAGAGTTGCAGTTGTTATGAACCCAAAAAAGGCACCTTGGGAAAGTACAGCACTCCTCCCATACAGAAGgtaccaggaaaaaattctcttgctgttgtccaccctgccctggcagccatgtgaggaacagcacgaaagttcttctccctgctttctgtggtgagaacatTGACCCAAACcttttgcactcatgcagaactaaaagaaaaaataagtcttgggaaagtgcagcacagctcccctggagaaggtgccaggaaggaattctcttgctgcttctcaccctgccctggcagccatgtgaggcacagcacaaaagttctgctccctgctctttggggtgagaaaattgacacaGCACATTTGCAATAATACATAGATTTGGACACCCAGTCATTTCATTCATAATAGGGGGAATCTAGATGGAATAGACCTTCCCATTCTCTTTCttcaacgatttcctgacttgctggtctccttccctccttcaggtgcccaccttttcttttctagttaGTCAGACTAGAtgcctttctcaacacaaacagagcattgccatttattaatttatttattaagacCTTGAGCTGTTTCACAggtgcagcagctgtttcttggctttctccCCACCCTGGGCTGGGCCCCTGATGGTCACGGTGTCACTGCCAGAGCCCTTGGTGGGGAAGTGGATGTGGACTCCACCACAGTCCTCCAGGATGGAGCAGACAAAGTGGCCTTTGGCACCAATGAGGGAACTGTGCAGTTTGGAAGGAATAGAGACCTCCACCTCTGTGCTGTTGGCCTAAGGGAGGACAGTACCAGCCTCTTGAGTCAGGATGCAGAAACGTGTTTGCACCCACTCTGCTTACCCTCTTAACTCCCACCTTGCTAGGAGCTTTATAGATCTGGAAGAAATGCCTGAGCAGAGGGCTTGGAGACTGGCTACTCCTGACAGGAGCAGTCACAAACTTTGGTTTACGAGTCAAGAACAGATTGAAACGTTTGTCTCCACCCTCCCCTCACCCATTACAACCACGTCTGTATCTGTGTCTTCTAGCAACATAGTCAAGTCCCTGAGCTACAAAAGGCCAGTTGCTTCACTAACCAGCTCCTTCTGGATGGCAAGAATCCTGTGGcaagcagcctcacagtttgccctcttgcctgtgatagCAATcgtctccgagttgctgttctttgctgggagatcaattttggtgttgctttctttacggatgtgccacaaaggaaaaaaaaaaaaaatcatctcagaagtgtcccatgtcagaagaaaagcccttgcaggctatattggacatcaccaatgagcaggagagagcatccagtgggattttgctgcaggcagtgatcatcacaagcacttgagttaggaacaatatctcaccttcttgatgttggcacctcctttccctatgatgttcttgtggaactgtttgaagatggggacagaaatagaaaagctgttttcaacctaagggagaaaggaagggagaactgaagatgacactgtcgtggcaagtgaggcccgacttcaggaactctgataaacgagcttttgaaaataggcttagacccaaggaagttgtctatacgagggacttgtaagaaTAAACAAAGGCAAGtacgttcccctatagccttcacataacaggtactacccccctgcctccattcagccaaaacagcgtcgacagctccctcctcttgaggtgttttcgctctacccaagccagtagagctctgctttgccccagggttatccaggcacgtaggagggaacagcaggcagaagacctccttaccaggtctgccaccatcttttgcatgtactcagtgcacttctccacctcatTTTTGGGACCTTGGAGctggacgatgtcactcttgtgtgcagggtctgggaagttgatgataacct
Encoded proteins:
- the LOC130149624 gene encoding LOW QUALITY PROTEIN: vigilin-like (The sequence of the model RefSeq protein was modified relative to this genomic sequence to represent the inferred CDS: substituted 1 base at 1 genomic stop codon), translating into MMQKVKGRIFAVYCLRFHFYFTYPLRYRALLRQWAFSIAYTKGELATAGCALCSHQENEHTADLIIEQKFHRTIIGQKGERIWEIREKFPEVIINFPDPAHKSDIVQLQGPKNEVEKCTEYMQKMVADLVENSFSISVPIFKQFHKNIIGKGGANIKKVRYXSNTKIDLPAKNSNSETIAITGKRANCEAACHRILAIQKELANSTEVEVSIPSKLHSSLIGAKGHFVCSILEDCGGVHIHFPTKGSGSDTVTIRGPAQGGEKAKKQLLHL